In a genomic window of Spirosoma agri:
- a CDS encoding Gfo/Idh/MocA family protein, whose protein sequence is MVRTAVHVVLLVLLIQSAHGQSAKKPLRVGVVGLVHSHVHGILNKAFKEKNQTDIDIVGIAEPNRELAERFAKQHGYSMSLVYPTVEEMLDKTKPEAVADFGPIVDHRKTVERCAPRGIHVMVEKPLATSFADAKQMETLAKKHNVQLLTNYETTWYGSNHKAYALANTEKAIGDLRKIVVHDGHQGPKEINVNKEFLDWLTDPATNGAGALFDFGCYGANLSTWLMHNQRPLSVMAVTQQIKPDIYPKVDDEGTIILTYPKTQTIIQASWNWPFARKDMEVYGQTGYVFTVDGTRMRIRLKDEANERPTEVAQSEAPATDPFAYYAKLIHGETKPDELTSLENNMIVMEILDAARQSAKTGKAVSLKQKL, encoded by the coding sequence ATGGTACGTACCGCCGTTCATGTCGTTTTACTAGTACTGCTGATCCAGTCAGCTCACGGCCAAAGCGCGAAAAAGCCGCTTCGCGTTGGTGTCGTTGGCTTAGTGCACTCGCACGTTCACGGTATTCTGAACAAGGCGTTTAAAGAGAAGAACCAGACCGATATCGACATTGTCGGCATTGCCGAACCGAACCGCGAACTGGCCGAGCGATTTGCCAAACAGCACGGTTATAGCATGAGCCTGGTTTATCCGACGGTTGAGGAGATGCTCGACAAAACCAAACCCGAAGCCGTTGCTGATTTCGGCCCGATTGTCGACCACCGAAAAACCGTTGAACGCTGCGCGCCACGGGGTATTCACGTGATGGTTGAGAAGCCGCTGGCGACAAGCTTTGCCGATGCCAAACAGATGGAAACGTTGGCAAAAAAACACAACGTTCAGCTACTGACGAATTACGAAACAACCTGGTACGGCAGCAATCACAAAGCCTACGCATTGGCCAATACCGAAAAAGCGATTGGCGACCTGCGGAAAATTGTGGTTCATGACGGCCATCAGGGACCGAAAGAAATCAACGTTAACAAGGAATTTCTGGACTGGCTGACGGACCCGGCTACGAATGGTGCCGGGGCATTATTTGATTTTGGCTGTTACGGAGCTAACCTATCGACCTGGCTCATGCACAACCAGCGGCCCTTGTCCGTTATGGCAGTTACCCAGCAGATCAAGCCTGACATCTATCCAAAAGTCGATGACGAGGGCACGATCATCCTGACCTATCCAAAGACGCAGACGATCATACAGGCCTCGTGGAACTGGCCGTTTGCCCGCAAGGACATGGAAGTATACGGTCAGACCGGCTATGTCTTCACCGTCGACGGCACGCGAATGCGGATTCGGTTAAAGGACGAAGCCAACGAGCGCCCCACCGAAGTAGCACAGAGCGAAGCACCTGCCACTGACCCATTTGCGTACTACGCAAAGCTGATTCACGGAGAAACTAAACCCGATGAATTAACGTCATTAGAAAATAACATGATTGTCATGGAAATTCTGGATGCCGCCCGGCAGTCGGCCAAGACGGGGAAGGCGGTTTCATTAAAACAGAAATTATGA
- a CDS encoding trans-sulfuration enzyme family protein: MKKQTKAIRIQSKKSQNREHSVPIYLTSSFAFESAEQGKALFDETEEGNIYSRFSNPNVTEFVDKVCMLENAEDGIATGTGMAAVFASMAGLLKSGDHLVACRALFGSAHQIITQILSKWGITHTYVDATASEADWEAAMQPNTKMVYLETPSNPGLELVDLEMLGRLKKKYGFILNVDNCFATPILQTPIDFGADLSIHSATKFMDGQGRVLGGIVVGSKELIQPIRFFARHTGPSLSPFNAWVLSKSLETLDLRMERHCRNALQLAEALDTHADVERVLYPFLPSHPQYDLAKRQMSAGGAIVTIELEGGFDRVNAFFKALTIPTLSSNLGDSRTIVTNPNTTTHAKLKPEEKAVLGITPGLIRISVGLEAIEDLIDDFTQAVEKSAEVVKEKVA, encoded by the coding sequence ATGAAAAAACAAACCAAAGCGATCCGTATCCAGTCGAAGAAATCGCAGAACCGCGAACATTCGGTCCCCATATACCTAACCTCAAGTTTCGCCTTCGAAAGTGCCGAACAGGGAAAAGCCCTATTTGACGAAACGGAAGAAGGCAATATTTATTCCCGCTTCTCGAATCCGAACGTGACGGAGTTCGTTGATAAGGTCTGCATGCTGGAAAACGCCGAGGACGGTATCGCGACAGGAACGGGCATGGCGGCCGTATTCGCGAGCATGGCCGGTCTGTTGAAATCGGGCGACCACCTGGTAGCCTGCCGGGCCTTGTTTGGTTCTGCTCACCAGATCATCACCCAAATTCTTAGCAAGTGGGGCATCACGCATACCTACGTCGATGCCACGGCCAGCGAAGCCGATTGGGAAGCGGCCATGCAGCCGAACACCAAAATGGTTTACCTCGAAACGCCATCGAACCCCGGCCTTGAGCTGGTTGACTTGGAGATGCTGGGTCGGTTAAAGAAAAAATACGGTTTCATCCTGAACGTCGATAACTGCTTTGCTACCCCTATTCTGCAAACACCAATTGATTTCGGTGCCGATCTATCGATCCACTCGGCCACGAAATTCATGGACGGTCAGGGACGGGTGCTGGGTGGTATCGTCGTTGGTTCGAAGGAGCTAATCCAGCCAATTCGGTTCTTCGCGCGGCATACGGGGCCATCGTTGTCGCCGTTCAATGCCTGGGTGCTGTCGAAGAGTCTGGAAACCCTGGACCTGCGTATGGAGCGTCATTGCCGCAACGCATTACAACTGGCCGAAGCGCTGGATACGCACGCGGACGTAGAGCGAGTTTTGTATCCCTTCCTACCCTCTCATCCGCAGTACGATCTGGCGAAGCGGCAGATGAGCGCGGGGGGTGCTATTGTGACCATTGAACTGGAAGGCGGCTTCGACCGGGTAAATGCGTTTTTCAAGGCGCTGACGATTCCTACACTATCGTCAAATCTGGGCGACTCGCGAACGATCGTTACCAACCCAAACACAACCACGCACGCTAAACTGAAGCCCGAAGAGAAAGCCGTCTTAGGCATTACGCCCGGCCTTATTCGCATTTCGGTCGGCCTGGAAGCGATCGAGGATTTGATCGACGATTTCACGCAGGCAGTAGAAAAGTCGGCGGAAGTGGTTAAAGAGAAGGTGGCTTAA
- a CDS encoding sulfite exporter TauE/SafE family protein, translating into MHSQDETELASSGERASPPTLPFDLNGLKVNLQGDLTQTTAQANALRTAFPDAQVITSDSASNPLLRRRNRTEIAIYVFAALALMVVGHLLLSYFTLDRLTVIVSAVDITPEIFYFIAAGFVAQMIDGALGMAYGVTATTFLTSVGISPVFATASVHSSEIFTSGVSGYMHLKFGNVNSRLFKIVLIPGVIGAALGAFLIVKLSDLELVADYLSPAISVYTAILGILIIKKALVKRTKKKPIRQIGLLAWFGGFVDAIGGGGWGPIVNSTLIAAGRHPRYTIGSVNLAEFFVSFASSVVFALYVGLGNYGMVILGLILGGMIAAPIAAHLSRKLPIKTMMILVGIVVILVSLRKIIKFF; encoded by the coding sequence ATGCATAGTCAGGACGAAACCGAACTGGCATCATCCGGAGAACGTGCTTCACCACCTACCCTCCCATTTGATCTTAACGGCTTAAAAGTCAACCTACAGGGTGACCTCACACAGACAACTGCTCAGGCGAACGCATTGCGAACGGCGTTTCCGGATGCGCAGGTCATCACATCCGATTCAGCCTCGAATCCGTTGCTCAGGCGACGTAACCGGACCGAAATCGCGATCTATGTCTTTGCCGCGCTGGCGCTGATGGTTGTTGGTCACCTGCTGTTGAGTTACTTTACGCTGGACCGGTTGACGGTCATTGTTAGTGCCGTTGATATAACGCCCGAGATCTTCTACTTTATTGCGGCTGGTTTTGTGGCCCAGATGATCGATGGTGCTCTGGGCATGGCCTACGGTGTTACGGCGACAACCTTTTTAACCAGCGTAGGCATCAGCCCCGTCTTTGCCACAGCCAGTGTACACAGTTCCGAGATCTTCACCTCGGGCGTGTCGGGTTACATGCACCTGAAATTTGGTAACGTCAACAGCCGCCTATTTAAGATTGTCCTGATTCCGGGCGTCATTGGGGCTGCTTTAGGCGCATTTCTGATCGTTAAGTTATCGGACCTGGAACTGGTTGCCGACTACTTATCTCCCGCTATATCGGTCTACACGGCTATTCTCGGTATCCTGATTATCAAAAAAGCGTTAGTCAAACGAACAAAGAAAAAGCCCATCCGTCAGATTGGCCTGCTGGCGTGGTTCGGTGGTTTTGTCGATGCCATTGGCGGAGGGGGCTGGGGTCCTATCGTCAACTCGACCCTCATTGCCGCCGGTCGGCACCCGCGCTACACGATTGGCTCCGTTAACCTGGCCGAGTTCTTTGTGTCGTTTGCCTCATCGGTCGTTTTTGCGCTTTACGTTGGTCTCGGCAACTACGGCATGGTTATTCTGGGGCTGATTCTGGGTGGCATGATTGCCGCTCCGATTGCTGCTCACCTTTCGCGCAAGCTACCGATCAAAACTATGATGATCCTCGTCGGAATTGTGGTAATCCTCGTAAGTTTGCGTAAAATCATTAAGTTCTTTTAG
- a CDS encoding glycerophosphodiester phosphodiesterase family protein, protein MTTKILLFLGLGLGLTTCSPKTYTKIPAGGGPAFFSYKPNNGPAKISAHRGGGDLKGYPENCIESFAYLAKNLPVIIECDIDLTKDSMLVMMHDATLDRTTTGTGKLIDKTYAELAQYRLEDNMGNVTTYRIPSLEQVLNWGKGKVGFTLDVKRNVSFEKIVNMVRKTGMSDYAAIITYNAQDAAKVNKLDPSLMISVTIRNRAEYDRLRELGIPDNRMVAFVGVKEPESELYQFLHQKGIACILGTLGNLDKQAAAKGDQVYKKFAENGADIMSTDRPLEVWKVVK, encoded by the coding sequence ATGACGACAAAAATTCTCCTGTTTCTGGGCCTGGGACTTGGCCTCACAACCTGCTCCCCAAAGACCTACACTAAAATTCCGGCAGGTGGTGGACCCGCATTCTTTAGTTATAAACCCAACAATGGCCCGGCGAAAATCTCGGCTCATCGGGGCGGTGGCGACTTAAAGGGTTACCCGGAAAACTGCATCGAATCATTCGCGTACCTGGCTAAAAATCTGCCCGTCATCATTGAATGCGATATTGACCTGACGAAAGACAGCATGCTGGTGATGATGCACGACGCCACCCTCGACCGCACCACTACGGGAACCGGCAAACTGATCGACAAAACCTACGCCGAACTCGCTCAGTACCGTCTGGAAGACAACATGGGCAACGTCACCACATATAGAATTCCCTCATTGGAGCAGGTACTTAACTGGGGCAAGGGCAAAGTAGGATTTACGCTCGACGTGAAACGGAACGTTTCTTTTGAGAAAATCGTGAACATGGTGCGCAAAACCGGCATGAGCGATTATGCCGCTATTATTACCTATAATGCGCAGGACGCAGCTAAGGTTAATAAACTGGACCCGAGTTTGATGATTTCGGTAACTATTCGCAACCGCGCCGAATACGACCGGCTGCGCGAACTCGGCATTCCTGACAATCGAATGGTTGCGTTTGTCGGCGTCAAAGAACCGGAATCAGAACTTTACCAGTTTCTGCACCAGAAAGGCATTGCCTGCATCCTGGGAACCCTCGGTAATCTCGACAAACAGGCCGCTGCCAAAGGCGACCAGGTTTACAAAAAGTTCGCCGAAAACGGGGCCGACATCATGTCTACGGATCGTCCGTTGGAAGTGTGGAAGGTGGTTAAGTAG
- a CDS encoding LLM class flavin-dependent oxidoreductase codes for MIPFSILDLSPIVAGNTPTQALHNSLDLAQHAERLGYNRYWVAEHHNMPGIASAATSVVIGYIAGGTRTIRVGSGGIMLPNHSPLVIAEQFGTLESLYPGRIDLGLGRAPGSDQLTARALRRDATNADTFPQDVIELMQYFQPDETNQFVQAIPGVGLNVPVYILGSSLFGAQLAAMLGLPYAFASHFAPAQLMQALAIYRDRFKPSEQREKPHAMVAVNVVAADTDQEAERLFTSVQQQFLYIRRGKARQMQPPVDDLTANWPDYELAGIAPVLGFSVVGSPKTVQRGLARIIEQTKADELIISAPIFDHQARLHSIELTAEARTALASQERTATAVY; via the coding sequence ATGATTCCCTTTTCAATTCTCGATCTTTCGCCTATCGTGGCTGGTAATACGCCGACGCAGGCTTTACATAATTCGCTTGATCTGGCCCAACATGCCGAACGGCTGGGCTATAACCGCTATTGGGTTGCCGAACACCACAACATGCCGGGTATCGCCAGTGCGGCCACATCGGTCGTGATCGGGTACATCGCCGGGGGCACACGAACAATTCGCGTGGGATCGGGTGGGATTATGCTGCCCAACCATTCGCCACTGGTGATCGCCGAACAGTTTGGTACGCTGGAGTCGCTTTATCCGGGTCGGATCGATCTGGGGTTAGGGCGCGCGCCCGGCTCCGATCAGCTGACCGCGCGGGCGTTGCGTCGGGATGCAACGAACGCCGACACATTTCCGCAGGATGTCATTGAGCTGATGCAGTATTTTCAGCCCGATGAAACCAACCAATTCGTGCAGGCTATACCCGGTGTTGGACTCAATGTGCCCGTTTATATTCTGGGGTCGAGCCTGTTTGGTGCACAGTTGGCGGCCATGCTTGGCCTGCCGTATGCTTTTGCGTCGCACTTCGCTCCGGCGCAGCTGATGCAGGCACTGGCCATTTATCGGGATCGGTTCAAGCCGTCTGAACAGCGGGAAAAGCCCCATGCTATGGTAGCCGTCAACGTTGTCGCTGCCGATACCGATCAGGAAGCGGAGCGGCTGTTTACATCGGTTCAACAGCAGTTTCTGTATATCCGGCGTGGGAAAGCCCGGCAGATGCAACCACCGGTTGACGATTTGACCGCCAACTGGCCGGATTACGAATTAGCCGGTATCGCGCCAGTGTTAGGCTTTTCGGTGGTAGGTTCTCCCAAAACGGTACAACGTGGTCTTGCCCGTATTATTGAGCAGACAAAAGCCGATGAGTTGATCATTTCAGCCCCGATTTTCGATCATCAGGCGCGTCTACATTCGATCGAACTGACAGCCGAAGCGCGGACAGCGCTGGCGTCTCAGGAGAGGACCGCAACGGCTGTTTATTAG
- the leuS gene encoding leucine--tRNA ligase, producing MEYNHRKIEQDWQRFWDENHTYKPEESTEKPKYYVLDMFPYPSGAGLHVGHPLGYIASDIVSRYKRLKGYNVLHPMGFDSFGLPAEQYAIQTGQHPAITTEHNRARYIEQLKNIGFSYDWTREVRTSDPSFYKWTQWIFMELFRSWYNKDTDRAESIETLTDKFAINGTTDVHAVCDEDVPSFTAAEWNAFSTREAYEITLKYRLTFLADAVVNWCPALGTVLANDEVKDGVSERGGYPVEQKLMRQWMMRITAYADRLLTGLDTIDWTESLKEQQRNWIGKSVGASVKFPIKSTQQIGGESVSLPSSVIEVFTTRVDTIYGVTFMVLAPEHELVASLTTPEQQEAVNAYVSAAKLRSERDRMADTKAVSGVFTGSYCINPLSGEEVPIFLADYVLAGYGTGAVMAVPSGDQRDWNFATHFGLPIVPILDAQKAIDLQADNTKEGHYINSGIINGLTYKEATATLVAWLEKRELGRGKINYRMRDAVFSRQRYWGEPVPVYFNDGLPYLIDESDLPLELPAIDKYLPTETGEPPLGRAEDWKYTGRSNGSRYEYELSTMPGWAGSSWYWYRYMDPNNDSAFASKKAIDYWQNVDLYIGGTEHATGHLLYSRFWNKFLKDRGFVPQDEPFKKLINQGMIQGRSNFVYRLKGTGVEGTPPVFLSLNQVGTQDVTPLHVDVNIVENDVLDINEFRKSRPDLTDNAEFILEPDGKYIVGAEVEKMSKSKFNVVNPDMIVEKYGADVLRLYEMFLGPLEQAKPWNTNGIDGVSRFLRKFWRLFYKDNKDSTATESDLWIVTDEQPTPAELKVLHKTIQKAESDIEAYSFNTSVSAFMVCVNELATLNCHKRAVLQELVILLSPYAPHITEELWAALGNVPGTISKATFPTFNPNYLVEDAFEYPIQINGKVRTTISFAIDRAPTDIEREVLADEIVQKWLEGKSPKKVVVVPKRIVNVVI from the coding sequence ATGGAGTACAACCACCGTAAGATCGAACAAGATTGGCAACGGTTCTGGGACGAAAATCATACCTACAAGCCAGAAGAAAGTACAGAGAAGCCGAAGTACTACGTACTCGACATGTTTCCGTATCCATCCGGCGCGGGCCTGCACGTTGGTCACCCACTGGGCTACATTGCGTCGGACATTGTGTCGCGCTACAAGCGGCTGAAAGGGTATAACGTGCTGCACCCGATGGGTTTCGATTCGTTTGGACTTCCTGCCGAACAGTATGCCATCCAGACCGGCCAGCATCCGGCCATCACGACCGAGCATAACCGGGCTCGTTATATCGAACAACTCAAAAACATCGGTTTCAGTTATGACTGGACGCGGGAAGTTCGTACATCCGACCCGTCTTTCTACAAATGGACGCAGTGGATTTTCATGGAACTGTTCCGGAGCTGGTACAATAAGGATACCGACCGGGCCGAATCAATCGAAACCCTGACGGACAAGTTTGCAATCAATGGCACCACCGATGTGCACGCCGTTTGCGACGAAGATGTGCCGTCGTTCACAGCCGCCGAGTGGAACGCCTTCTCGACGCGGGAAGCCTATGAGATAACCTTAAAATACCGGCTGACCTTTCTGGCCGATGCAGTCGTCAACTGGTGCCCGGCATTGGGAACGGTGCTGGCGAACGATGAAGTGAAAGACGGTGTATCGGAACGGGGCGGCTACCCCGTTGAGCAGAAGCTAATGCGCCAGTGGATGATGCGGATCACGGCCTACGCCGACCGGTTGCTGACGGGTCTGGACACCATCGACTGGACCGAATCGCTGAAAGAGCAGCAACGCAACTGGATCGGCAAATCGGTGGGTGCTAGCGTCAAATTCCCGATTAAATCAACCCAGCAGATCGGTGGCGAGTCTGTTTCGCTTCCGTCATCGGTCATCGAAGTCTTCACGACCCGTGTTGATACGATCTACGGGGTGACGTTTATGGTGCTGGCTCCTGAACATGAATTGGTTGCTTCATTGACCACGCCAGAGCAGCAGGAAGCGGTAAATGCTTACGTGAGCGCAGCCAAACTACGTTCCGAACGGGACCGGATGGCCGATACGAAAGCCGTTTCGGGCGTGTTTACGGGTAGTTACTGCATCAATCCGCTTAGTGGCGAAGAGGTCCCGATCTTTCTGGCTGACTACGTACTGGCCGGCTATGGTACGGGCGCGGTGATGGCCGTTCCGTCGGGGGATCAGCGCGATTGGAATTTTGCGACGCATTTCGGGCTGCCCATCGTTCCGATTCTGGACGCGCAGAAAGCGATCGATCTACAGGCCGACAACACGAAAGAAGGGCATTACATCAACTCGGGCATCATCAATGGCCTGACCTACAAAGAGGCTACGGCAACGTTGGTAGCCTGGCTGGAGAAGCGTGAGCTGGGTCGTGGTAAAATCAACTACCGGATGCGCGACGCGGTATTCAGCCGTCAACGCTACTGGGGTGAACCCGTGCCCGTTTATTTTAATGATGGGTTGCCTTACCTGATCGATGAGAGCGACCTGCCGCTTGAGTTACCAGCCATTGACAAGTACCTGCCAACCGAGACCGGCGAACCACCGCTGGGTCGCGCTGAAGACTGGAAATATACCGGAAGAAGCAACGGCTCCCGGTACGAATATGAGTTGAGCACAATGCCGGGCTGGGCGGGTTCGTCGTGGTACTGGTATCGCTACATGGATCCGAACAACGACAGTGCGTTTGCGTCCAAAAAAGCCATCGATTACTGGCAAAATGTGGACCTTTACATCGGCGGTACGGAACATGCGACCGGCCACCTGCTCTACAGCCGTTTCTGGAACAAATTCCTGAAAGACCGGGGCTTCGTGCCGCAGGATGAGCCGTTCAAAAAGCTGATCAATCAAGGGATGATTCAGGGGCGCAGCAATTTCGTGTATCGTCTGAAAGGAACAGGTGTGGAAGGAACGCCCCCGGTTTTCTTATCGCTCAATCAAGTCGGTACTCAGGACGTAACGCCCCTACACGTTGATGTTAACATTGTCGAGAATGATGTGCTGGACATTAACGAGTTCAGAAAATCCCGGCCTGATCTGACCGACAATGCGGAGTTCATTCTTGAACCAGACGGCAAATACATCGTTGGGGCGGAGGTCGAAAAGATGTCGAAGTCAAAATTCAACGTCGTCAATCCGGACATGATCGTGGAGAAATACGGCGCGGATGTGTTGCGGCTGTATGAAATGTTCCTCGGTCCGCTGGAGCAGGCAAAACCCTGGAATACCAATGGTATCGACGGTGTTTCCCGCTTCCTGCGCAAGTTCTGGCGGTTGTTCTATAAGGATAACAAAGACAGCACCGCTACCGAAAGCGACCTGTGGATCGTTACGGACGAACAGCCAACGCCAGCGGAATTAAAAGTGCTGCACAAAACCATTCAGAAAGCAGAAAGCGACATTGAAGCGTATTCATTCAATACGTCGGTGAGTGCCTTCATGGTTTGCGTGAATGAGTTGGCGACGCTGAACTGCCACAAACGCGCCGTTTTGCAGGAGCTGGTCATCCTACTGTCGCCCTACGCTCCGCACATTACAGAGGAACTTTGGGCCGCTCTGGGGAACGTGCCAGGAACAATTTCGAAAGCGACATTCCCGACGTTTAATCCCAACTATCTGGTTGAAGATGCGTTCGAGTATCCGATCCAGATCAACGGTAAAGTCCGGACAACGATCAGCTTTGCCATTGACCGCGCCCCGACCGACATCGAGCGCGAGGTGCTGGCCGACGAGATTGTACAGAAATGGCTGGAAGGTAAGTCGCCGAAAAAAGTCGTCGTTGTGCCGAAACGGATCGTCAACGTTGTGATTTAA
- a CDS encoding 3-oxoacyl-ACP synthase III family protein: MKSARIAGLGSYVPERVVPNAELAPLVNVSDEWIQGRTGIEERHYRKKRGETTTTMGAAAARIAIDRAGILPSDVDFIIFATLSPDYYFPGNGVLLQRELGITHQTMGALDIRNQCSGFIYALSIAEQFVKTGKYKNVLIVGAETHSHSLDFTPSGRDVTILFGDGAGAAIIQPCDEPGRGILTTHLHADGTYAEELACINPGAHGGYYAEKYQLRFSEEEVEAIVLNDDHTSIPYMNGQTVLRHAVTRFPEVILEALTEMNLSPKDIDLLVPHQANLRIAQLVQKRLGLTDEKVFNNIHKFGNTTAASIPIALCEAWEQGKIDDGALLCVAAFGSGFTWGSALIRW; this comes from the coding sequence ATGAAAAGCGCGCGAATTGCCGGATTAGGTTCTTACGTTCCGGAACGGGTTGTTCCCAATGCCGAACTGGCTCCGCTGGTCAACGTGTCGGACGAATGGATTCAGGGACGGACGGGTATCGAGGAGCGCCACTACCGCAAAAAACGCGGGGAAACGACCACGACAATGGGGGCCGCTGCCGCCCGAATCGCCATCGACCGGGCCGGAATCCTCCCTTCTGACGTTGACTTTATCATCTTTGCTACTCTTAGCCCCGATTATTATTTCCCCGGAAACGGCGTCTTGCTCCAGCGCGAACTCGGCATCACGCACCAGACGATGGGGGCGCTTGACATTCGTAACCAGTGCTCCGGCTTCATCTACGCGCTGTCCATTGCCGAACAATTTGTCAAGACCGGGAAATACAAAAACGTGCTGATCGTCGGGGCGGAAACTCATTCACACAGTCTGGACTTTACCCCGTCCGGTCGGGATGTAACGATCCTGTTTGGGGACGGGGCCGGGGCTGCCATCATTCAACCCTGCGACGAACCGGGGCGGGGTATTCTGACGACGCATCTCCACGCCGATGGTACGTATGCCGAGGAACTGGCCTGTATCAATCCGGGCGCACACGGGGGCTACTACGCTGAAAAATACCAGCTCCGGTTTTCGGAAGAGGAGGTCGAGGCTATTGTGCTCAACGACGATCACACCAGCATTCCTTACATGAACGGCCAGACCGTCCTGCGCCATGCGGTGACGCGCTTTCCGGAAGTGATTCTGGAAGCATTAACGGAGATGAACCTGTCGCCGAAGGACATCGATCTGTTGGTGCCGCATCAGGCCAATCTGCGCATTGCACAACTGGTGCAGAAACGACTGGGCCTGACGGACGAAAAAGTGTTTAACAACATCCATAAGTTCGGAAACACGACAGCGGCTTCCATTCCCATTGCGCTCTGCGAAGCCTGGGAGCAAGGAAAAATCGACGATGGTGCTTTACTTTGCGTAGCCGCGTTCGGAAGCGGTTTTACGTGGGGTTCGGCCCTGATTCGGTGGTAG
- a CDS encoding S8 family peptidase, with translation MRRFTPFATLLNVACIGLCVFGCQTDSEVTALSTDCLVKASTTSGQTVSGAYIITYQPTTTLPVAPGARVAAAEVSAEQLLTTYQVADAQVAILGSDEQTSFLAHLTTDEVERVRQNPAVAAIEPDRIMAICNCVDVQTSSTLLWNIQQTGYGRGDLQTDKTAWIIDTGIDLDHPDLNVDTNRSRSFVSGQTSANDENGHGTHVAGVVGAKNNNVGVTGVASGARLVALRVLDEDGEGRLSGIIQAVNYVATNGKSGDVVNMSLGGDGISNALESAILKAANAGILFAIAAGNDSKNSDNYSPARVNHANVFTVSAMNQSNQFASFSNFGSSVDVCAYGVRITSTYKDGKYATLSGTSMAAPHVAGLLYIRGSKLPTHGTVTGDTDGKPDPMAGE, from the coding sequence ATGCGACGTTTTACTCCGTTCGCGACGCTCCTCAACGTCGCTTGTATTGGCCTTTGTGTGTTCGGATGCCAGACCGACAGCGAGGTAACGGCCCTTTCGACCGACTGTCTGGTGAAAGCGTCGACCACCAGTGGCCAGACCGTTTCCGGTGCCTACATCATTACCTACCAGCCAACGACAACGCTGCCGGTTGCTCCCGGCGCTCGTGTTGCCGCTGCCGAAGTGTCGGCGGAACAATTGCTGACGACTTACCAGGTGGCCGATGCGCAGGTAGCCATACTTGGGTCGGATGAGCAGACCAGCTTTCTCGCCCACCTGACCACCGACGAAGTGGAACGGGTGCGGCAGAATCCGGCAGTAGCGGCCATTGAACCAGACCGAATCATGGCTATCTGTAACTGCGTCGATGTACAAACCTCATCGACCCTGCTCTGGAATATTCAGCAGACGGGCTACGGGCGGGGTGACCTGCAAACTGATAAAACGGCCTGGATTATCGATACGGGCATCGATCTGGACCATCCGGACCTGAACGTCGATACGAACCGCAGCCGGTCATTCGTGAGTGGTCAGACATCGGCTAACGATGAGAACGGGCACGGTACGCACGTTGCCGGGGTCGTCGGTGCCAAGAATAACAACGTTGGTGTGACGGGTGTTGCGTCCGGTGCGCGGCTGGTCGCGTTGCGGGTGCTCGACGAAGACGGTGAAGGCCGATTGTCGGGGATTATTCAGGCGGTCAATTACGTAGCGACGAATGGGAAATCGGGTGATGTGGTCAACATGAGCCTGGGTGGTGATGGCATATCCAACGCGCTTGAAAGCGCAATTTTGAAAGCGGCTAACGCGGGTATCCTGTTTGCCATTGCTGCGGGCAACGACAGTAAAAACAGCGATAATTACTCGCCCGCGCGGGTTAATCACGCCAACGTGTTTACCGTATCGGCCATGAACCAGAGCAATCAGTTTGCTTCATTTTCTAATTTCGGGAGTAGCGTCGACGTATGTGCCTATGGCGTTCGCATCACGTCGACCTACAAAGATGGTAAGTACGCAACGCTGAGCGGTACATCGATGGCCGCTCCCCACGTTGCAGGCTTGCTTTACATTCGCGGCAGTAAGCTACCGACGCATGGCACTGTAACGGGTGATACCGATGGCAAACCCGACCCGATGGCGGGTGAGTAA